One window of the Deltaproteobacteria bacterium genome contains the following:
- a CDS encoding electron transfer flavoprotein subunit alpha/FixB family protein produces MGSKVDVNAWRGVWVFIEQYKGKPARVSFELLGIGRELAGKLEVPLTALVLGSGVEALAKDAIASGADRVLMADDPKLAEYSTELYAKIIAEAALDEKPEILLVGASPVGRDLAPTLSFRLTGGCTADCTHLDVDLEKRLLVSTRPAFGGNVMATIICPDHRPQMSTVRPGVMPLPDPDPARIGEIKNLGVDLSSVSPKVRVLESKLRESEGGNLLEAEKVVGIGMGAGSREGFDMVCEMAKLMEAEVAGTRPAVEAGWISHDSQVGQTGKTIRPSLYIACGISGTVQHTAGMSGAKTIIAINKDANADIFKFADYGIVGDVAKVVPKIIERLNALKG; encoded by the coding sequence ATGGGATCGAAAGTTGATGTAAACGCCTGGCGCGGCGTCTGGGTTTTTATCGAACAATACAAGGGAAAGCCTGCGCGGGTTTCCTTCGAGCTTCTTGGAATAGGCCGCGAGCTGGCGGGCAAGCTGGAAGTTCCCTTAACCGCCCTGGTCCTGGGAAGCGGGGTCGAAGCCCTTGCTAAGGACGCCATTGCCAGCGGCGCTGACCGGGTCCTTATGGCGGATGACCCCAAACTTGCGGAATACTCCACCGAGCTTTACGCGAAAATCATCGCCGAAGCGGCCCTCGACGAAAAGCCGGAGATACTCCTGGTGGGAGCCTCCCCGGTGGGGCGCGACCTGGCCCCCACCCTCTCGTTCCGGCTCACGGGCGGCTGCACCGCCGACTGCACGCACCTGGACGTCGACCTTGAAAAGCGGCTCCTGGTGTCCACAAGGCCCGCCTTCGGCGGAAACGTCATGGCCACCATCATCTGCCCGGATCACCGTCCCCAGATGAGCACGGTGCGCCCCGGAGTCATGCCCCTTCCCGACCCCGACCCCGCCCGCATTGGCGAGATAAAAAACCTCGGAGTCGATCTTTCCTCCGTTTCCCCCAAGGTGAGGGTGCTTGAAAGCAAACTCCGCGAAAGCGAGGGCGGAAACCTCTTGGAGGCCGAAAAGGTGGTGGGCATCGGCATGGGAGCCGGAAGCAGGGAAGGCTTCGACATGGTCTGCGAAATGGCGAAGCTTATGGAAGCGGAAGTCGCAGGGACAAGGCCTGCGGTTGAAGCCGGCTGGATTTCCCACGATAGCCAGGTGGGCCAGACCGGAAAAACCATCCGCCCAAGCCTCTACATCGCCTGCGGAATAAGCGGCACGGTTCAGCACACCGCCGGAATGAGCGGGGCCAAGACCATAATCGCCATAAACAAAGACGCCAACGCAGACATCTTCAAGTTTGCGGATTATGGAATCGTCGGCGACGTGGCCAAGGTTGTGCCCAAAATAATCGAGCGCTTGAACGCCCTGAAGGGATGA
- a CDS encoding electron transfer flavoprotein subunit beta/FixA family protein, producing the protein MNIIVCIKQVPNVKEVKWDPETGNLMRSGLPSIINVNDKNAIEAALVLKEKHGGKVTVISMGPPQVEESLREALGMGADEAVQLSDKNFAGADCWATSYTLALAIKKLGGADLVLLGVEAMDGNTAQVGPEVAEALSLPILSYALSVDVEGSVVRIKQKLGDVERVLEADLPAVITVEKEANEPRVAPMDCVLEACEKDIPVWKAEKIGAEEEFCGLKGSPTRLRKIFSPKVTRGQVEILAGTVDEAADKLVAKLKELYYL; encoded by the coding sequence TTGAACATCATCGTCTGCATCAAACAAGTCCCCAACGTGAAGGAAGTCAAATGGGACCCGGAGACCGGAAACCTCATGCGGTCCGGGCTTCCCAGCATCATAAACGTGAACGACAAGAACGCCATAGAAGCCGCCCTGGTGCTGAAGGAAAAGCACGGCGGCAAGGTGACGGTGATCAGCATGGGGCCTCCCCAGGTGGAGGAATCCCTTCGGGAAGCCCTGGGCATGGGCGCTGACGAGGCCGTGCAGCTTTCCGACAAGAACTTCGCCGGGGCCGACTGCTGGGCCACCTCCTATACCCTGGCCCTTGCCATCAAAAAGCTCGGCGGCGCGGACCTGGTTCTTCTGGGAGTCGAGGCCATGGACGGCAACACCGCCCAGGTGGGGCCGGAAGTGGCCGAGGCCCTCTCGCTTCCCATCCTCTCCTATGCCCTTTCAGTTGACGTGGAAGGCTCTGTTGTCCGCATCAAGCAGAAGTTGGGCGACGTGGAAAGGGTTCTGGAAGCCGACCTTCCCGCCGTCATCACCGTGGAAAAGGAGGCCAACGAGCCAAGGGTCGCCCCCATGGACTGCGTTCTGGAAGCCTGCGAAAAGGACATCCCCGTATGGAAGGCGGAAAAAATCGGCGCAGAGGAGGAGTTCTGCGGCCTGAAGGGTTCCCCCACGAGGCTTCGAAAGATTTTCTCGCCCAAGGTGACGCGCGGGCAGGTGGAGATTCTTGCGGGAACCGTTGACGAGGCGGCGGACAAGCTGGTGGCGAAATTGAAGGAACTCTACTATCTCTAG
- a CDS encoding acyl-CoA/acyl-ACP dehydrogenase, with amino-acid sequence MDFKLSAANKMIQKTAKEFCDREIPKIDAKMAEIKDYPADLMQTFAKARMLGMTIPKEYGGLGSSNLNCVLMCEEFGKTGSTSFLPLIMNISVAESIHHYATEEQKKKFLPPLCDGTAWATTAFTEPATGSDPTMLQTTAEPDGDFFILNGTKRFISMANKPGYGIFYCKDLSCTDPRKNCTAFIVDKTSPGMTFSKHYEFMGLDNADTCDVFLKDVRVPKENILGVQGKGFNILLRWIAGERIQQAASMVGGGQAALDESLKYSKERIVGGQPMAYMQGFYWMFAEMKMKIEACRQLVYKTVTIQDEGERFEVDSAGLKIFVSPMMQEVARMAMQVHGSYGYSKEYKVEKLYRMAAHAGVVASSTEINKTIVGMALLMS; translated from the coding sequence ATGGATTTCAAGCTCTCGGCAGCCAACAAGATGATCCAGAAGACCGCCAAGGAATTCTGCGACCGGGAAATTCCCAAGATCGACGCAAAGATGGCGGAAATCAAGGACTACCCGGCGGATTTGATGCAGACCTTCGCCAAGGCCCGGATGCTGGGCATGACCATTCCCAAGGAATACGGCGGGCTTGGCTCATCGAACCTTAACTGCGTCCTGATGTGCGAGGAGTTCGGCAAGACAGGCTCCACCAGCTTCCTGCCCCTCATCATGAACATCTCGGTGGCGGAGTCCATCCATCACTACGCCACCGAGGAGCAGAAAAAAAAGTTCCTTCCGCCACTGTGCGACGGCACGGCCTGGGCCACCACGGCCTTCACCGAGCCCGCCACGGGCTCGGACCCCACCATGCTCCAGACCACAGCGGAGCCGGACGGCGACTTTTTCATCCTAAACGGCACCAAGCGCTTCATCAGCATGGCAAATAAGCCCGGCTACGGCATCTTCTACTGCAAGGACCTCTCCTGCACCGACCCGCGCAAGAACTGCACCGCCTTCATCGTGGACAAGACATCGCCCGGCATGACCTTTTCCAAGCACTACGAGTTCATGGGCCTCGATAACGCCGACACCTGCGACGTTTTCCTCAAAGACGTTCGCGTGCCCAAGGAGAACATCCTGGGGGTCCAGGGCAAGGGCTTCAACATCCTTCTTCGGTGGATCGCTGGCGAGCGCATTCAGCAGGCCGCGTCAATGGTGGGCGGCGGACAGGCGGCCCTGGATGAATCCCTGAAATACTCCAAAGAACGCATAGTGGGCGGCCAGCCCATGGCCTACATGCAGGGCTTTTACTGGATGTTCGCCGAAATGAAGATGAAGATCGAAGCCTGCCGCCAGCTTGTCTACAAGACCGTCACCATCCAGGACGAGGGCGAGCGCTTCGAGGTGGATTCCGCAGGCTTGAAGATTTTCGTTTCCCCCATGATGCAGGAAGTGGCCCGCATGGCCATGCAGGTTCACGGCTCCTACGGCTATTCCAAGGAGTACAAGGTGGAGAAGCTCTACCGCATGGCGGCCCACGCGGGAGTGGTTGCCTCTTCAACCGAGATAAACAAAACGATAGTTGGAATGGCTCTGTTAATGTCCTGA
- a CDS encoding enoyl-CoA hydratase/isomerase family protein, with amino-acid sequence MNIRDRFTLEVKDGVGFISLARPDKRNVMDGDFFEGLVEVVGLVDKDPEIRVAVIKGDGKSFTAGLDLTWAGALLMEGGGPDAREKLRKGILALQNSNNVIERSLKPFIAAVHSHCIGGGIDLLAACDIRLCTKDAVFSIRETKLAIIADLGTLQRLPAIVGQGWYRELALTGRDFFADEALQMGFVTRVLPDKEALFPEAGKLAAEIAALPPLTVQGVKDVANFTKDYGVPASLAYVAQKNAANLPSEDLMEAVTAFMQKRTPVFKGK; translated from the coding sequence ATGAACATACGTGACCGCTTCACTTTAGAGGTAAAAGACGGAGTGGGCTTCATAAGCCTTGCCCGGCCCGACAAGAGAAACGTGATGGACGGCGACTTCTTTGAAGGTCTTGTGGAGGTCGTTGGCCTTGTTGACAAGGACCCGGAAATCCGGGTGGCGGTGATCAAGGGCGACGGCAAGAGCTTCACCGCAGGGCTTGATCTCACCTGGGCCGGGGCGCTTTTAATGGAAGGCGGCGGCCCGGACGCGCGGGAGAAGCTCAGGAAGGGCATCCTTGCCCTTCAAAACTCCAACAACGTCATCGAGCGCTCACTAAAACCCTTCATCGCGGCGGTTCACAGCCATTGCATAGGCGGCGGCATCGACCTTCTGGCGGCCTGCGACATAAGGCTCTGCACAAAAGACGCCGTCTTTTCCATCCGCGAGACGAAACTTGCCATAATCGCCGACCTGGGCACCCTTCAAAGGCTTCCCGCCATAGTGGGCCAGGGCTGGTACCGGGAGCTCGCCCTCACGGGCCGGGATTTCTTCGCCGACGAGGCCCTGCAGATGGGTTTCGTCACAAGGGTTCTTCCAGACAAGGAAGCCCTTTTCCCCGAAGCCGGAAAGCTCGCCGCCGAAATCGCCGCGCTTCCTCCGCTTACGGTGCAGGGAGTGAAGGACGTTGCCAATTTCACGAAAGACTACGGGGTCCCGGCCAGCCTCGCTTACGTGGCCCAGAAAAACGCGGCCAACCTTCCCTCCGAGGACCTGATGGAGGCGGTGACGGCCTTCATGCAGAAACGTACCCCAGTCTTCAAAGGCAAATGA
- a CDS encoding nitronate monooxygenase, with protein MFKTRVTEKLGIRYPIVGGAMMWISTAEFVAAMSAAGGLGILSSATYDTKEKFAEAVDKILDLTDKPFGVNINLFPAMRAIDNNEYLDVMEKRGLKIVETSGHHAPVELIGRFKAHDMTWIHKCVGVRYALKVQELGADIITVVGYENGGATGKLDIGTMVLVPAVVDAVKLPVIGGGGVADGRGIAALMALGAEAVIMGTRLLVTKEAPLHLDLKKALLSATELDTMLIMRSIGATHRVYANAAAKKCAELEEAKAEFLEIYEVIKGENAKKMYDNGEVDMGIVSAGQCLGLTHDIPPIRELFDRMMAEAEAVVKRLAS; from the coding sequence ATGTTCAAGACCAGGGTCACCGAAAAGCTGGGCATCCGCTACCCCATCGTGGGCGGGGCGATGATGTGGATTTCCACCGCAGAATTCGTCGCGGCCATGTCCGCCGCAGGAGGGCTTGGGATTCTGTCCTCGGCCACCTACGACACCAAGGAGAAATTCGCCGAGGCCGTTGATAAAATTCTCGATCTCACGGACAAGCCCTTTGGCGTCAACATCAACCTCTTTCCCGCCATGCGAGCCATAGACAACAACGAGTACCTCGACGTCATGGAAAAGAGGGGCCTCAAAATCGTAGAGACCTCCGGCCACCACGCACCGGTAGAGCTCATAGGCCGTTTCAAGGCACACGACATGACCTGGATTCACAAGTGCGTTGGCGTGCGCTACGCACTGAAGGTTCAGGAGCTTGGAGCCGACATCATAACGGTTGTTGGCTACGAAAACGGCGGAGCCACCGGAAAGCTCGACATAGGCACCATGGTTCTGGTGCCTGCGGTGGTGGACGCGGTGAAGCTGCCCGTGATCGGCGGCGGCGGGGTTGCGGACGGGCGCGGAATCGCTGCGCTGATGGCCCTTGGGGCCGAGGCCGTGATCATGGGGACAAGGCTTCTGGTCACGAAAGAGGCTCCCCTCCATCTCGACCTGAAAAAGGCTCTTCTTTCGGCAACGGAACTCGATACCATGCTGATCATGCGCTCGATCGGCGCAACACATCGGGTTTACGCCAATGCGGCGGCCAAAAAATGCGCAGAACTCGAAGAGGCCAAGGCCGAATTCCTGGAGATATACGAGGTCATAAAGGGCGAAAACGCCAAGAAAATGTATGACAACGGCGAGGTTGACATGGGCATAGTCTCGGCCGGCCAGTGCCTGGGCTTAACCCATGACATCCCCCCCATCAGGGAGCTTTTCGACAGAATGATGGCTGAGGCCGAGGCGGTGGTAAAAAGGCTCGCCAGCTGA
- a CDS encoding DUF554 domain-containing protein, whose protein sequence is MTGTLVNTGTVLLGSLIGLTVGKRMPARVKDILMQSLGLVTFFFGIRMCLVDGKSANALMAAGCVILGGLTGELLCIEQHMERLAGRLKRSLKSSSPRFVEGFVTASVLYLTGPMAILGCLTDGLSGDASTLYIKSLLDGVASIALASTLGVGVIFSALSVLLVQGGITLAASWLKFAQNPVILASIAATGGVLIMGIGLILLDIKRIRTGNLLPALAYAVVFPLLF, encoded by the coding sequence TTGACAGGAACACTGGTCAACACCGGAACGGTGCTTTTGGGAAGCCTCATCGGCCTCACCGTGGGAAAAAGGATGCCCGCGCGGGTCAAAGACATCCTGATGCAGTCCCTGGGCCTTGTCACCTTTTTCTTCGGCATCCGCATGTGCCTTGTGGACGGCAAAAGCGCCAACGCCCTCATGGCCGCCGGATGCGTGATTCTGGGCGGGCTCACGGGCGAGCTTTTATGCATCGAGCAGCACATGGAGCGGCTTGCCGGGCGGCTCAAAAGGTCGCTCAAATCAAGCTCGCCCCGCTTCGTGGAGGGCTTCGTCACCGCCTCGGTGCTCTATCTCACCGGCCCCATGGCCATCCTGGGCTGCCTCACGGACGGCCTTTCCGGTGACGCATCCACCCTTTACATCAAGTCCCTCTTAGACGGCGTGGCCTCCATAGCACTGGCCTCCACCCTTGGCGTGGGCGTCATCTTCTCGGCGCTTTCGGTGCTCCTGGTCCAGGGCGGCATCACCCTTGCCGCCTCCTGGCTCAAATTCGCCCAGAACCCGGTGATACTGGCCTCCATAGCCGCCACGGGCGGGGTGCTCATAATGGGAATCGGCCTCATTCTGTTGGACATCAAGCGGATACGCACCGGGAACCTCCTTCCGGCCCTGGCCTACGCAGTGGTGTTCCCCCTCCTTTTCTGA
- the purN gene encoding phosphoribosylglycinamide formyltransferase, producing MQSPLRIGALVSGGGTNLQAVLDACADGRIPGRVVFVGSDNPAAFGLSRAEKSGIPTFVVDYADIRARMKAEASHHPPPPSAQSISSLAPSARGIYAATAPGAARIEKSAANPAARRSGSPSFSDRVRQACEAELFHTMAAYPFDLLILAGFMRILSPWFIDRVNTDPLLPRIMNIHPALLPAFPGTDGYGDTFCHGCKVGGCTVHFVDYGEDTGPIIGQRAFPIEPSDTLEAVKKKGLALEWELYPECINLFAQGRLSIATGEKGRKVVRILPEQA from the coding sequence ATTCAATCGCCCCTCCGCATCGGCGCTCTCGTTTCAGGCGGCGGCACCAACCTCCAGGCCGTGCTGGACGCCTGCGCCGACGGGCGGATTCCGGGCAGGGTGGTCTTTGTCGGCTCGGACAACCCGGCGGCTTTCGGCCTTTCCCGCGCCGAAAAATCGGGGATACCCACCTTTGTCGTGGATTACGCCGATATCCGGGCCAGGATGAAGGCCGAGGCAAGCCATCATCCTCCCCCTCCCAGCGCCCAGTCCATATCCTCCCTCGCACCGTCCGCCAGGGGGATATACGCCGCAACCGCACCCGGAGCCGCCCGGATCGAAAAATCAGCGGCAAACCCCGCCGCCAGAAGGTCGGGTTCTCCGTCTTTTTCGGACAGGGTGCGGCAGGCCTGTGAGGCGGAGCTTTTTCATACGATGGCCGCCTACCCCTTCGACCTTCTCATACTGGCCGGATTCATGCGCATCCTGTCGCCCTGGTTCATAGACCGGGTGAACACCGACCCGCTTCTTCCCCGGATCATGAATATCCACCCGGCCCTTCTTCCGGCCTTTCCGGGCACGGACGGCTACGGCGACACCTTTTGCCACGGCTGCAAGGTGGGCGGATGCACGGTGCATTTCGTGGATTACGGCGAGGACACCGGCCCCATAATCGGCCAGCGAGCCTTTCCCATAGAGCCCTCCGACACCCTGGAGGCCGTGAAAAAAAAGGGCCTGGCCCTTGAGTGGGAGCTTTACCCCGAGTGCATAAACCTCTTCGCCCAGGGCCGCCTTTCGATCGCAACGGGCGAAAAAGGCCGAAAAGTGGTGCGGATACTTCCCGAACAGGCATGA
- a CDS encoding superoxide dismutase codes for MAGALVLAAGGGTALFSGCGKKGAEEALSSLALPPLPYPANALAPFMSEKTLNFHHGRHHANYVKKLGELIKGTEYSEMDILAIIRKSHKDPRAAAIFNNAAQANNHAFFWLSMKPKGGGVPGGAVKKAIDKSFGSQDAFRKAFLDAASSVFGSGWVWLVNDGGKLVVAKTQNADTPVTSSAVPLLCLDVWEHAYYLDYQDKRADYAAAWLDHLVNWDFAEKNLAG; via the coding sequence ATGGCCGGAGCCCTGGTCCTGGCCGCCGGGGGCGGAACCGCGCTTTTTTCGGGATGCGGGAAAAAGGGGGCGGAAGAGGCGCTTTCGTCCCTGGCCCTGCCCCCCCTGCCCTACCCCGCGAACGCCCTTGCCCCGTTCATGAGCGAGAAGACCCTCAATTTTCATCATGGCCGCCATCACGCAAACTACGTCAAAAAACTTGGGGAACTGATCAAGGGCACGGAATATTCCGAAATGGATATTTTGGCCATCATCAGGAAATCCCACAAGGACCCCAGGGCGGCGGCCATCTTCAACAACGCGGCCCAGGCGAATAACCACGCCTTTTTCTGGCTTTCCATGAAGCCGAAAGGCGGGGGCGTTCCGGGCGGGGCCGTAAAAAAGGCCATCGACAAGTCCTTCGGTAGCCAAGATGCCTTCAGAAAGGCCTTCCTGGACGCGGCCTCATCGGTGTTCGGAAGCGGCTGGGTGTGGCTTGTAAACGACGGTGGAAAACTCGTGGTGGCGAAGACCCAAAACGCCGACACCCCGGTCACGTCATCGGCCGTCCCGCTCCTTTGCCTGGACGTCTGGGAGCACGCCTACTACCTGGACTACCAGGACAAAAGGGCCGATTACGCTGCGGCCTGGCTGGACCACCTTGTAAACTGGGATTTTGCCGAAAAGAACCTTGCCGGGTGA